The region AAGCTGTCATTAAGTAACTCTTACTCTGGAATAATTTTACTAGACATACATAAAATCACAATCATGAAAATTTTACGTGGACATTGAAACACAACTGAAGTCAAACATTTGTCAACTTGTAAACACTGGAAAGCAAAGTTGGCAGAAaggtaaaaaaaagaaggaaaaagaaaaggaaaggaaaagaaatccgaATACTGCAAATTGAGATCTACCCCCAGAAGCTGCAAGTTGGCATTCTTCCTACAAAACAAGAGTCTACGTGGGAATTGAATTCAGCTAGAAAGGGTGACACACTTTGCatagtgaataaataaaaagtgaacaGAAATTATGACTTATTTATGAGGTTTTACAGAGTTCAAACTCGActgaaagtataaaaataaacttgGACTTTGTTCATTCGGTTAGTCTTAGTGTGTGGAAGTATTTCTCTGAACCTGGTCTGTGCCAGTTGGGCAACACCAAGTGCAGTCTTCCTgaacctagatttttttttttcctgagcttcCTAGATTCTTAATTTGGGGtccttttgtttaatttttaaatggtttcagGGAACGGAGAGTCCTAGTTTGGCTGTGGGTTTCACCTTTTTGTCTCATTTTCTTACAAGTGAGTGCACAACAAAGGAACCCTTTCTATAAATCTACAAAAAGGAGATCCCACGTTGATctgcttagtttttgtttttttgttttaaaggcaaAAGACACTAAAGgaatgaggtgtgtgtgtgtgtgtgtgtgtgtgtgtatgagatatTGGAGATGCTCTGGTGAAGCTGTTGtgtcactttttattttgatctttGCTGGTATCTCGTCACCCATCATGCTTTGCTCTCATTCTCCTTTGTTTGTGTGGCATCGTTGGGGACCGTCTGGACTTCGGCTGGCGCTGGCTTCGTTTCTGTCTCCTGGCACTCCGGCTTTGCTTCTACAGGACACTTCCTGCGGAGAATCAGGAAAACAGCACTGAGACCATGGTCTGCAGTAACGCACCCTCTGGCCAGTTCCTCAAAGGGGGCTCCAGTTAGAGCACTGGTCTCCAAACTCAGCTGCACGTCAGGATCACCTGGCGTCTCTAAAAATCACTGATGCCTGGGCCATGTCCCCAGAAATCCTGATTTAATCGGTCTGAACGTGGTGACTTTCAAAAGCACCCAAGTGGTTCTAACTTGCAGCCAAAGTGAAGAACCTCTGAATCAGCGGAAGAAGCCGTTCCGGCCCTAATCTGATGCCAGGGGCTCCAGCTTTACCTGGGGTGGTGCAAGTGCAGCAGGTGCAGCCTTTTCCTCACCCTGCATGGCTGCAGCGGCCCAGCTTGGTATGAATCATGTATGTTGGGCTCCCTGGTACTGATTCCGGGGGGCCCTCTGCAAACCACCTGTTCTTGCCTGTCCTCGCCCCCccacctctgtgctctgcctttcCTGGTGATGCCTCTATGGCTTGCCCGGGCAGGGTAAGAAAATGCTGTTACTGAGGCAGCTTTCCATGGGAGTCGGGTGAGAGGCCAGAGTGGGCTGCCGGGCTGCAGAGGAGCTGATTGGGGTGGAGTGGGCGGGGCTGTCCTTTTACTTTCTGACAGATTCGGGGCTCCTGGTGAGGGTCCCCTTGCTGCTCTTGGTGGCAGCACCTCCGCTTATCTGGGAGCAGCCACAGGAGCCTCTATAAAAGCCTCTGTCTGACTCTGCCTCTATCAGTCCCAAGAGTGAGAATCTGGTTTAAGGACGCACCAGAGCAGACTCAGACCCCAGCCCCAGCTGGTGCCCCTGCATTTTGGCCTCACACTGAAGAAACCTGTAAGCTGAAGGACCTGGCCTCGAACTTGGAAGACCCAGCGGTCACTCAGTGCTTGGGAGCTCTGCGTCTTCCCAGTCACTCAAGGGCAGGAGAAGCAAGGGTGGGTGTGTCGGTTGGAGTGTGACGGGGCCTTCTGGACCACACAGAGCCTCTCCCCACACAAGCCTCAGGGTCTGCCTCCTTACTTCCCGAATACCCGTGCCATTCTGCTGGGGACTCGGCCTTGCCCTGGATGACACACTGCCTGCGGGCCCCAGGGTGGCCGATCAGGGCACCTTGACCTCCTTTAGCTCACTTCCCAAGCTACGCTCATCCGTGGCCCGAGTGCAAAGGCTCCTGCAGGGACAACAGACGCCACTGCTAGGATGATAAGGATAAAACCTAATTAACGTGGCCTAATTAGTCAGCAGGCGGCTGCCTGCCGGgcctgctgcctgtgcccacgctCTGCCTCGGCCCAGCCCCTGGCTGACAGTCGCCTCGGAGAAGCTCTGGAGTAGGCTGAAGACACATCTAACAGGGAGGACACAGCACAAACGCACACCACCACGGGACACCCCCCGACGACAGTGGACAGAGAGAGGCCGTACTCGGTCTTGGCTGGCGCAGGAGGAACAGCGCCGTCGGCCGTGGAAGGAGCAAGCTCAGGGGCTTGTCCGCTGGCCCCGGCGGCGGGAGCAGGAGAGCCCAGGGCTGCAAAAACATCCTTTGCAAGGTCAATATCTGGGGTCTTGAAGTTCCCTTCATCCATTTTAAAGTCCTCGCCCTGGGCAGGGTTTGTGGTGCTGATGGAGGCCGCCTCGCTCTTCGGGCTGGCGAGGGCCCTGGCTGCCTCGGCTGGGCTCTTCGCGGTGCCGGGCTGGGTGGGCTCAGGGTCCGGACCTTTGGTGCCGGGAGCCTCCTGCTTGGCCTGGGGGGCTTCTGGGGTGGGGGTCGTCGGTGCCACCGCTAGGGGACCGGATGCCCTGGCTGGGGGGGGTACCGGCTTGCTGGCCGGAGGGGCCTTGGGGGCctcgcctgcactggcaggggCGCTGGGGCTGAGCATGGCCCCCTGGTTTGCCAGGACGCTAGAGGACAGGTTGCTGGCGGCGGGGGCTGAGGTCGGGGGGTCGCTCAGGTCAACGAGGGGGGCGACCttgggggctgaggctgggggcggggaggtggcgGCGGCGCCGGGCCCCTTGTAAGGGGTGGCCTGGCCGGCGGGCACAGAGTTTGAATCAGGGGTGGCCGTGGCCACGGGGGCGATACTGGAGGTGAGGGTGGTGGTCTCACTGGTGGGGCTGTTCTGAGCGGTGGCAAAGGTTTCGGTGATAGTGTCAGAGTTAGCGGTGACGGTGGTGACAGAAGGCAGCATGTCCTCAACAGTGGCTGTGGTGTCAGCAGGCAGCCTGTGGGGAGGACAGGAAGTAGAAGAGATAGACGATGAAGCTGAGACGGACAGAGAAGCCGGGAAGGGCGGAGGCCAAGGCGGGGGCCGGGGGCTGGCATGCAGGGGACGCACAGGCATGGACACAGGCCCACAGAGATAGGAGGACGCGAGAGGAAGCACACGCCCAGGCGGGCAGAAGAGGACACAGGAGACAACAGAGGACTCAGCAGTCTAACAGGGCCTGTCACCTTCCTCCCTACTGACTCCCCTCCCGATCTGCACGGGGCTCCCTTCCCTACGGCCCTGGCGGCCCTTTCGGACCCCTGCCTGCATCTCGACTCAGGGAGAGGCCAGCTGGAGCTCAGCGTCCACCACCACAGGCGTCATAGGTCCCTGGGGAATTGGGCCCACCTGCCCTGGAGACGAAGAGGGCTCCACGTGGTCCCTCAGGGCTGTGGGTGGTCCAGCCAGAGATTTTGTGCTTCCATGAAACTCCATTTCCTTCAAACCCACAGGACCCATGATACCCACGTGGTCATTACCATCACAGCTGGATGTGGCTTCTGACCGAGGGTCCCCAAGGCTTCCGAGACCAGGAGAACCAGGGAGCTTTTACCAGGGCCCCAGCTTCCCTTGCTCTTTTAGGAAGAATGCAGAAAACCCTAGAATTCTTGGAAATCCTAAACAGAATCTGCTAAGCTCAGCCTCTCTCAATGAAGTTTTGTCTCCTTAAGCCATTTCCAGAATGTGTGTGTGACCTGGGCACAGGGTCTAGGGATCCCACGTACGCACGGAGGCTTTAAGGCATCCACAGCCACCCAGGTAGAATCAAGAATGCCTCGTGTCTAGGGAGAGAGTGGGGTCAGGCGCTCCTGGCCCAGCACTCCAGAATTCTGGCCTGCCATGCTCGGCGGGGAGGCGTGGGTGGGAAGCATGGAGCTGTGCGTAGGGTGATGCGGTGGGTGTGAGGCTCTGCTGAGGAGGTGGCAGCCTGACCCGCCCACGTACTCGGGCTCCGTCAGCGGCGTGGTCTCGTTGGGCTCTGTGTGTTTCCCTCCATCGTGGTTTGGGGTCCGCTTCTCCTCAGTTCGCACCTCCACGATGGGTTCCTTGGACTCATCTTTCCTGTGGAGACAGCTCTGCTGGTTCCATCCCAGGGAGCTGGGGGATGCAGGGGGCTCCCGGGGAAGCCAGCTACAGCTCAGGCACCTGTGCCTGGCCcgaggctgggggtgggtggtgggatcCAGAACCAGAGTCAAGTGCGGCATCTCAGCCCCCGCTctcgctagctgtgtgacctgctcACCCATACCTccgtttcctcacctggaaaatggggcAAATAACCATTTCTACCTTGCCTAGACGTTATGAACATTAACTGAGATAATggatataaagtgcttagcacagtgcctggcacagttcaGTGCTCAAGTCATCTATATTCGTATACACATAAGTATGTAcgcgtatgtgtatgtgtatacgtaAGTACGAACACGGATAAGTATATgatgtatatataagtatacgtgtacatatatgtacgtatgtataCGTGTAAGTATATGATGTATGTATATCTgtaagtgtatatgtatatgtaagttCACACGTGTATAAGTATAGCTATACGTATATGTAAGTAAAACATGTATacgtatgtgtatatgcatgtacatacatgtatatgatgtacgtatatgtatatacagtgcctggcatggggTGGTGCTAACAACTTATTTCCTTGCTCCGTCCCTTCTCGCCTTGCTCCACCTCAGCCCCACCCAGTGACAGTCTGTGAAGGTTCCTGCTATTTGGCTCAGGATCTGTTTCTCCAGAGATGCTGGAGCACATCCTCCAGGAGGATGCTGGATCGTCCTCCAGGAGGACAGGTATTTTcatctgctttgttcactgctgtccCCTAACGCCTGGGGATGGTGCCGTGCCCGTAGCGGCTGcgccataaatatttgttgaatgatggaTGCATGAACGGCAGCAAGGCAAGTGTGTCTCTCAAATGCTGACCCCTCCCTGGTAGCTCCCCTCCAGGCTTAGCTCTGACAATTCCCCTCATTTTGACCTACGTAGGGATTTCAAACGTCTATGCGATTCTAGTTGTGGGGTTGGGTCCAGGTGTCTGCTTTTTAAACAGGTACCTCTGAAGACCCTGCTTTGAGAGACAGTTCTCTAATGCTCTGCTCCCCTCGGGGTTTCCAATGGGGAAGCTGAGGTGGCTCCCTTGCCGGGTCCCGGGCCGGGGCAGAGTCTAGCACTCCGCAGCAGCGGGCGGGTCTGCACTCACGAGAAGGCGGCTTTGCCCTCCTCCATGTCCTTGCCCTTGGCTCCAGGCCCGGCTTTTCCGCACAGGTTGACGGCGATGCACATGAGCAGGCCACACTTGTTCAGGAAGTAGCAGGTGACGTCCACGGCCACCAGGAGCAGGACGAAGGTGACGACGAGGATGCCCACGATGGCGCCCGTGCTCAGGCCTGAGGTGGGGCTGCCGTTGgcttgggggggagggagagagggatggtgTTGGTTAGTACACTGAGATGCAGACCTGGACCTGCCGAGCAacagccctgggggtggggtagAGCCCACAGGACGGCTGTGGCATCTGTGTTCAGAGTGACACTTTCCCTGGGGCCTTTCTACCCCCAGGTGTTGAGACAACAGGGTCTCTTTCTATCTTCAAGAGGGAGGGATGGCAGCCTCCTCTCATAGACCAGGGGACAAGGGCACAAGGCACCCACAAGTCAGGAGGAGACTGGGCACTGTGTCTCCATCCCTGCTCTCAAACCACACTCAGCTGGTCTCCCCGTGAGCCCTGGGAGCTGCCAGGGACAGGGTCCCAGATGGGGCGACAGAGGGTTCCCAGGGCTTCCTTTGGGCTTGTGGTGACGTCAGGCACAACAAGATGCCCCGCGCACCTCCGCACTTCCTTCCCCCTCTTTAGGAGCCGCTCCAGAGGATCCCGACTTTGGACCACATCCTTCTTCATTGCACCAGGAAGACGAATGAAGCTCACTTACTCTGGAGATATGGGGGCCTCGCCAGGCCCAGAGGGCAAGGTGGAAGGTCTGGGAATACTCACCATCTGGGAGCCAGGCACGCTTGGATCAgatttcaggaaacccagccgaCTCACCCAGAgatgcacacacgcacgcacgacAGGCTCACTCACACAGGACACGTGCCCACCACAGACGGACACACATTCTCACCTCTGAGCAGCACCCAGCATCCCCGCTCTAGCTGGACTCACTTGAATGACTCAACCTCTGTGTCTTACTCCCTGGTGTCCATCTAGAATCCCCTGGGGGCCCTGGGCTATTGATGGTATCACAGAAGGACCCCAGGCTCGGCTCCATCGGGCCCCCTCGTGATGGGTGCTAGGTGCCTGCGGTGGACCCCTGACCACTTGGTGATTCCCACCAGCATCTGGGAGGCGGAAGGCTGTGCTGGGGGAAGCAAGGACCCATGCGGAGCTCTGTCGAAGCCAGTGTGGAAACCATGACCCCAGGCTGAAAAGTGGGTAcgctgcttcatttttcttcttctggaaggaCAGGGTTCCAGAAGGGGCAGCCCCATCACACCACCAGACCTTGTCTGAAGCTTCCTGTGTCCTCCGGACCCACTGGGGTCACCCAGGCCTGTTGACTGGAGGCAGGAACTGTGGCCAACACAACCTGGGTCTCACTGGGCCTTTGCTGAATCTGGGCCAGGCCCAGGGGCCTCTGGCCACATCACGTGCCAAATGATGGAAAGAACAGGTAACTCAAGGTGACAGAGATGGGCCACACACTCTGTCTCCCTGTGGTTTGTGCTCCTGGGAGGCCCTCTGTGTGTCCCAGGGGCCCTGCTCAGGCATGGCGGGGCTCCTTCAACTGCTGTCCTATTCTGATGGCCCTTATTTCTAACTTCAATTCAGGGTATAGGCCACTGGCCAGCACATAAGAGACGACCACTCACAACCTAATTCCTGGCACCCAGGGCTCAGCTGGGCCTGGCGCCGCAGGAGCCTCCTAGGATCTTGAATATTTTTGGCTCCTTGGGACCTTGTTCTTGCTTCCCAGCCCCTCCTCAGGCTCCTCCACTGGTCCCTTTCAACCCCACACTGAAGACACAGCCTGTTCCCCAGGAAGGCCCGAGTCTGGCAACGGGCTCCATGCTCAGAGGACCCAGCTCTGGCCACTCTGTCTCTGGCCTTTGGCGGCAGGAAACCGGCCACGGGTCCCTGCGTTCAGCTAGAGCCGGTCTTCTCCCCAGTAGCACACCGTCCACTCTGCTTCCCCGTGGTgctcacacatccacacacaaaagcaaagaaagacaTGCAGGCCTTCCTGGTCTTCAGAATACCAAAGCTGCTTCCCTGAACAGGGAAGAAATATGGCCTTGGGCTTCCTCCCCATCCCATGACTCAGGGCTGGAGGCCACCTGACACCCATACCCAATAGGTGTTAAGTGTCTACTTCCTGCAGAAGGAGCCTAAGGTATTTCTGTGGGGAAAGAATGTCTGTATTTTTGGACTCAAAGGCACTAACACCATGTTCTGAGGTTTATACATAAATATGGTTTTAGGGAACTAGTCATGTctctaaggaagaaaaataaaccacTGCAAAGCTGCTCCGTGTGGGAGAAGCAGCCGTTATCCACCTGTGCTCTGGGCTCGGCAGACCCATCAGAGGGCTGCACTGCTCTGAAGGCCAAGGCCAACACCTCCAAGGGCCAGGAGGGCAACGAGACTGATAGAAAACAGAAGGTAGGGCAATGGTCTTCTCTCTCATTTGATATAAAATTCAAGTTCTTTCCCTTATTCTAAAAGGTGCTACACGTGCTGTGGACTCTCCCACTCCTCTGAGCATCATAACTCAGGGCACTGAGCCCCGCCTCCCATCCCTGTGCTCCAGCCGGGAGCGCCTCCATTCTATCTGCTCACCACGCCCAGCCCGTTCCTGTCAGAGTGCCTGGCTGATGCCTTGCCTGGAACCCTCCAGCCCCGTCACCTTGTGGTGGCTCTTTGTTATCCTGCAggttcagctcaaatgtcaccttctggcAGAggttcccccctcccctgccccgatCTCTTATCTACTCAGGCAACTCTAGCCAGTAACTACCACATTACTCTGTTTTATTCTCTTCTTACCACTATCTGCCATTTTCTGTTCATTGACATGCTTTTTATCTGGCTGCCCTGCCCTCTAGAATATCCTGGCAGGTACCCTGTCTGTCTCTTGTCTCCCCAGCATCTAGGACAACCCAACTTATAAGAAACGTTCaaagaatatttgttgaacaaaggaACAGTGTTTAGCCTTGGAGATAAGAACACTGTCTCCAAATATTTAAAGGTGTGTCATGAGAAGGAAGTAGTCTTATTCAGTGTCCCTAATGGATGGCAACTATGGGGGTAGGAGGCAAACTTGAACTCACATGAGACAGAACTAACACACAAGAGCTATTTAAGTGTGGTGTGAGCTGCCTTGGAAGAGCTCCCTGTTGCCAGAGGCATTCAAGCAGAGGCTGGAAAATCCCTTGGCCGGGATACCGTAATGCTCTGGATGAGTTTCCTGCACTGGGAAGAGCCTAGGATAGAGGATGTCTTCAGGTCCTCTTCAACTCTAAGAGCCTGTCATTGCATGTGAGATGTCCTACAGTCCCCAGCACAGGGTACAGATTCCCTAATGTCCATGTCCTCCACAGTGCGTACTGAGCAGGACTTTTTCCTGCAAGACAATCGGTAGGTCCCATCTTTATTCATTGATTCTTACGATTTTATCTTTAGTTGAAAAATAAATAccttttagcataatgtttctctACCTGCAGCAGAATTCCTGGGGTGCTCTGTTAAGAATTCAGATTCTGGGGATCCCCCATTCCAccaagtcagaatctctgggggtgaggCTCAGGCTCAGGATTTGATGGAGCACCCCAGTGATTCTTATGCACCCCAGACTTTGAGGACCACTGTTTCTAAGTTTTCTGCCTGCATTACAATGAATAACAGCTGTTCCTATGACTCCCCACCCAAGGATGAGTTGTGCAGTCTTACCTGGTGGCCCTGACCTAACTGATGTACTGGATGGAGAGAGAGCAAAGACTTATCCCCAAGGGACCACCCAGTTCACCATTAAGAGTCTAGACTTCCAGAGGAAGTGAGGTACCCCTCAAGCTGGAGAAAGGATGTGCGGAGCTTTTacaaaaaactgtaaataaaGGAAACACCGGATGCAAATGAAAGGGTATCCAAGTCAAGCCAACATTCATTACCTCTTGGTGGCTGTTACAGAATTGTTTAGTCCAGGAAACTAGAAGGACAAAGGTTATCTCCTGCATCCTGCTTAacattttacaaaaggaaaagaaaacaactttgGGGTCTATCTTTGCATGACCTTTCCCTGACCTTTCCTGGCTACCCCATCTGCACACCTGCATACCTAGAGTGCTTCTTGGGAGCAGTTCCTCCACAACCTCTGGGCTTCCAGCTGTGCTAAATGGTGGGGTTATGAAGCTGGGGCTGCCCATCCTCTGTGGTTCCTGGTCTGGGAGGTGTCGGCACTGAACACCTGGCTTGCCCAAGACTGAGACCTACAAGTGCCTACGCTCATAAATGCCTCAAAATGGGAAGATATCTCCCACCTTACAGTTGAGGGGGCCCGAGTCACTGTGTCGCGGGACATCAGTGCAGAAGTGCCCCCTCCTGCCTCCGACTCTTGGAACCATTAAGCTGAGGTTCTGGTTCACTCGTCTGCTTGTTCCTTCCTGGAATCTGCTGAATAGATGGCTGGTCTTGGGGCTTTCAGGAGGCATCCAATTAAGTGTGATTTTAAACAGAATAGGGTTTGCCAATGAGACCCTTCTCTTAGATTCTCTCTGTCACCATGTCACTCTGTGAAGCCTCTGATATGAAGTCGTGAAGGGAGCCGTGCAATCGGGAGAACTTGCAACAGAGTTGTGGTTCTGGTGGCCCAGAGTGTGCCCCTGATCCCAAGGTGACCACCTTCTGGCTCTGCAAAGGCACTTTCCCCTCGCCCTGTCTGCTGGGGAAAGTCCAAGGAGGCGGTGACCCACAGCAGCTCTTAGGAGAGCTGAGAAAACTGCATCACTCCTCATGAGGAAGGGAAAGCGATTCCTTTGGCTAGAACTCCACTCAGCAAGCTACGAGTTTGGGGTCCAATTTAAAGGGCTCTCTGGGGCAATCAAAGTAATCCAGGTACCTGTGAGGTGGAGGCAAAGGGATTTTGGCACTTTGTAGGATAAACAACTatcaaataaaatccaaacacgCTGGTGAGTTCACATGAATTGTTATTTCCTTTAATAATGCGAAGGTGTAAACTTCATCAAGGCCTCGCTGATTATCTACACAACAATGTTAGCATTCTTATTAGTAGAAAAACGTGATCCACACCTGCCAtataaatattccaaaaaatgagcagagaagcCCTGTGGCGTGTCGAGACTGGGCAGCACTGAGACAGGGCTCAGGGGCAGGGCGGCTGAGCGGGGCAGCGAGCGTTCCCTCCTTCAGGGCCTGTCTTAGGGGGTTCCCGGCAGGGCTGAGGGCTGCAGCCACCATGAGAGAACTCAGTGTCTGGTGGGAGCGGGCGTGCCTGAATGCCGTCTTCCGAAGGGCATCCCTTACAAACCATGGGCCTGTCTGAATGGGGCCAATGCAATGACCCCAAATTTGCTTCAGCTGAGGCCTGCTTGGCCCAGAATGAGCTGAGGGGACAGGGTCATGGATGTCAGCCCTCCCCACACTTTGGGCCAGATCTTCAGAAACACAGACATAGGCCCTTGCCTATGGGATTGGGACCAGGGTGGGGCAGACCTCTGAGATGGGCCCTCCTCGGTGAATATGCAACTTCTGCCGAAGATGATACCAAGAGCCTGCCGGGAGTCAGGGGACAGTGACGGGTGACCTGCGTGAGGACCACCTCTCCCTCCTTTGCCCTCCTAATGGCCCTGGGATTCTACGCTGGGCCTGGAGGCACCATGGGCCTCTTCTTGATACTCTGCCTTGTGCCTAAGAACCGTGTCTGCTCCTGCTGCCGTGGTGGGACGGGAGATCGGGGATCCCAGGGGAGGGGTTCATGGCGGGGCTGGAGGCCAACGGGGCTGGGGCGACAGGCGCTGCCTGGTTGAGCTGTTGGGTAACCTGTGGCCTCCGGTGTGTGTACCTGACCCTCTAAACTGCCAGCACTGGGGACACGGGCCTGTGCCCACTGACACGGGCAGCTCTGCCCTGCAGACCATAGGATCATTTGGATTCCCAAAGAGAAAGGCTCGTctttgaacattaaaaaataacaacagaaccaaaaagtaaagaaaccaaaaagaacaAAGATCAAACTTCTGTGGAGATGCTCAGAGATGAGATATGTGGAATGATATGTGACCACACGGAGGGGGCAGTTTTTATTCAGGAGAAGGTACCCCCGAGCTCAGACACTGACGCCCCTGAGCAGGATTCACCCGAGTCTCTACGGGGAACTTTAACAAACACACCTCACCTCCTCTCCTGGGCATGTCGTGGGGTACCCCCAACAGCAGAGGGGCAGCTGGCTTCcaccagaatttttaaaatgtcactgaaGCCACTGACCGACAGGGGGTCGGGGCACTCGGGCAGTATGACAGGATGGCTGGGTTCCAATTTATGGGCACTCGGGGCTGGCCCTGCCTTGCGCTCTACTGAGCACGTGTGGGGAGGGGGGCGCGACTCGCGCCAGGCTCACAGTGGATGCTTCCAACCTGGGGGACTGATGCTTACGCGATAATGTGGGTCACAGTTGGGTCACATCCACCAAGACACGAGGTCTGTGGCTGATCTGTAGCCATGCAGCAGGTATCACCCTGACTGGGAGACACGCACCTTCCAGAGCCCACAGGTGCTGGGCACGTCCTAGGGTGGCCCTGTTCACAGAGCCAGCGTCGGGTGCTGGTTATACTACCAGGACCAAAGTGCCTCCCAGGATGTTGGATCAGCCCCAGAAAATACTCAACAAATCCGAGTTCTTCCACTGCATGGGCAACAGGGTGACTTACTTTGCTCATCATGCCAGCAAAATGCTCCGGCGAATCGCAGCAGGCTTACCAGGGGCACTTAAATGCgagcgagggcttccctggtggcgcagtggttgagaatctgcctgccaatgcaggggacacgggttcgagccctggtctgggaagatcccacatgccgcggagcaactgggcccatgagccacaactactgagcctgcgcgtctggagcctgtgctccgcaataagagaggccgcgatagtgagaggcccgcgcaccgcgatgaagagtggcccccgctcgccgcaactagagaaagcccttgcacagaaacgaagacccaaccataaataaataaataaataatttaaaaaaaaaaatgcaagcgaAGCCAACTACTTATTGAAGGGCAGCAGAGGAGCACAGGGTTACAATGGGGACACGGGGTGATTTTAACAATCTGATGCAAGCTTTAGAGAGTACTTAGAAATCCTTCTCTGCTACATCATTTTCAGGTAAGAACCAAAAATGCAACCAGTAGCAGATGTGCagaaacttttctgtaaacctagtgtaatggttttttgttgttttttttttaatatatattatatagagaGAGTTTAAAGAGAAGAGCTCCCAAACATTTTTATACTGCTATGAAAAAGGGGGCAAACTCCTTATGAAGTGGCACAAAAGTATCTGTGAAGGGTAATAAGTCTGGAGGTCCAGCTTTTTCCAATTGCCAAACCTTCCTCTTCCACAGAGAGCTTGGTGGTGTGGCCATGGCAGTCCTGACAGATTCTTCCAAAGGGGGCACTGATCATTCTCATAGGAACTGGGCTTTTAGGCAAATTTAGTTTTTTGGCATTCAAGTTCCTAACAGAGCAAGAGAAGAGTCACTGCAGAGAAAAGCAATGAGACAAAGGTGTAGGACGCGGAGGAGCCTCCCAAGGTCGCTGCAGGTGCCAAGCAATGGGTCCCCAGA is a window of Eschrichtius robustus isolate mEscRob2 chromosome 11, mEscRob2.pri, whole genome shotgun sequence DNA encoding:
- the LOC137772156 gene encoding neural cell adhesion molecule 1-like; the encoded protein is MQYTRAIEERGPQTLCSLKLKGRLPYPSRPLLDTGKKSAALSQRSFTGHHGPSAASGTLAVDTVPTPAWGPRLASRPFGRPPPGGCGPAACAGPASQPEDAGPRAPVRQAPPCRAHFGAGLVALRDGGLPFQPAGGPVGAGLEDVSAPAVRQHAAPPPMGTRPEEQGSWKGEPSAPKLEGQMGEDGNSIKVNLIKQDDGGSPIRHYLVKYRAKLSSEWKPEIRLPSGSDHVMLKSLDWNAEYEVYVVAENQQGKSKAAHFVFRTSAQPTAIPANGSPTSGLSTGAIVGILVVTFVLLLVAVDVTCYFLNKCGLLMCIAVNLCGKAGPGAKGKDMEEGKAAFSKDESKEPIVEVRTEEKRTPNHDGGKHTEPNETTPLTEPELPADTTATVEDMLPSVTTVTANSDTITETFATAQNSPTSETTTLTSSIAPVATATPDSNSVPAGQATPYKGPGAAATSPPPASAPKVAPLVDLSDPPTSAPAASNLSSSVLANQGAMLSPSAPASAGEAPKAPPASKPVPPPARASGPLAVAPTTPTPEAPQAKQEAPGTKGPDPEPTQPGTAKSPAEAARALASPKSEAASISTTNPAQGEDFKMDEGNFKTPDIDLAKDVFAALGSPAPAAGASGQAPELAPSTADGAVPPAPAKTEKCPVEAKPECQETETKPAPAEVQTVPNDATQTKENESKA